tAGTCATTCATTAGTTatctggtcccactttatattaagtggccctAACTACTAAGTacttacaacaaaaaataagtacaatgtacttattgtgttcatattgaattgcaaaacacttttgctgctattgatgtgggatacgggtaaggttagggaaagctttggtggtatgggtaggtttaagggtaggggtaatggttaagggatgggtcaacagtgtaattataaatataattacagaaattaattacagatgtaattacaagcaggtgtttttaaaatataagtacaatgtaaaaacatgtatgtacacaataagtgcattgtatcaaattattaatttaaatgtaagtacatagtagttaaggccacttaatataaagtggaacCGATTAGTTAGATGGCATACTCCtcatttaaccctttgatgcgtACAATCACACCGGTGtaattagaacgttcagtgcatcACGTGACCAACTGCCAAATTTAAATATACTTGCGCGCTTTGGCTGGCGCTAAACTAGAGACGGACGCACGCAGCACTTTTCATTTATCACATTTATGCAGTGTTTTTAaccaaataatgattattttaggtttcagacatttaaatacacatgagtactaacaaaacaatacatttagagtttgtaaaatacacattgatgtctatagaagcggaaataacaaccctttcaATAATAATTAGACcacatgttttattcatatcagatacacattgtgatagtaacttaaaagcttactctattcttccccagttcaccgacttacttactttcatgtatttcgggagaagtggaaGAATTCACATGTTGTAAATCtaacagatccgattctctgtacagcgcaaactaacatggcggcgcccatcgcaCATGCAGCTCAACTAACATgatcgttataaaggtgtttaaacagcaaaacacatccactttcacatatttgacaattggaatatcagatatttcatgctgcagtaaacattttttttaatattttgaataaaaaaggaaaaacgaaataaaagcagatcatcattcatggagtttgagacttctTCACCCGCATAACTCTCACAAAGTTTGCACATTGATTGTGTGATATCAACTAGCTCgccttcatggtttaaaatggaaatattatcaatattgCCACATGGCATTTTTCTTCATCACCAGTTgcccccaacacacacacctcaACAGTCAAATGTCTCCCATGGGGCCAACTAAAGCTAGAGAGGACAGATTTGGCTGTGGCTAACTTACACAGAAGAGATTTTCTTGTTCAGCACATGAAGATGAACTACTTAATTTCAGACTGTGGTGATGTGGTTTCTCtactgcatggatcttcatgtgtatcttcaggtcACTTTTACTAgggaaactctttccacactgatcacacgtgtgcgtcttctctccagtgtggatcttcTCATGTGATTTCAGAGCTGCTAACtgattgaatctcttgtcacagtgtgaacacttgtaaggtttttctccagtgtggatcctctcatgtgttttcagagctGCTAACtgattgaatctcttgtcacagtgtgaacacttgtacggtttttctccagtgtggatcctctcatgtgttttcagagctgctaactgactgaatctcttgtcacagtgtgaacacttgtaaggtttttctccagtgtggatcctctcatgtgttttcagatgtgaTGACCGACtaaatctcttgtcacagtgtgaacacttgtacggtttttctccagtgtggatcatctCATGTCTTTTCAGAGATGATGAATCACTGAATGTCTTGTCACAGTATGAACAagtgtaaggtttttctccagtgtggatcttcatgtgtatcttcaggtaACTTTTATTATAGAAACTCTTTCCgcactgatcacacgtgtgcggcttctctccagtgtggatcatctcatgtgttttcagatttgatgactgactgaatctcatgtcacagtgtgaacacttgtaaggtttttctccagtgtgaatcatCTCATGTCTTTTCAGAGATGATGAATCACTGAATGTCTTGTCACAGTATGAACACATGTAAGGTTTAcctccagtgtggatcatcttgtgtgttttcagatgtcctaactgactgaatctcttgtcacagtgtgaacacttgtaaggtttttctccagtgtggatcatctcatgtgttttcagagataATGaccgactgaatctcttgtcacagtgtgaacacttgtaaggtttttctccagagtGAATTATCTGGTGCTGTTTTAAATGGTTTGCTGtagtaaaagtcttctcacactgaaagcacatgtactctcttACACCAGTGTGAATTTTCTGATGTTCATGTAAATGTTGCAGccgtgaaaaactctttccacacacagaacatgaatgtggcttctccttcGTATGAACTGTCAGGTGTCTCTTCAGGTTTGATGACCCAACAAATGTTTtaccacattgatcacatgcgtacggcttctctccagtgtggatcctcatgtgtttTTTAAGGGTTGACGAGTgtctgaaactcttcccacattgatggcatgtgtgtggcttctctccagtgtgaactctcatgtgatcCTTAAGATGTACTTTTCGTATgaagctcttcccacattgatcacatgtgaacggcttttctccagtgtggatcatcatgtgatctttaaccctctggagtctgaggctgatttggggcttggagaacttttgacatgccctgacatttgtgcttttttcagttgttcataaacatattaatggaaaaagtgtcattacactgtattcagcacaaactaggctacaataatatgtgaggaacatgtatgtacatgtttgtgtttttgaaggaataacatttatgcgtggttgttgaaaaaacaaaaaacttaagtcactgaaataaggccaaaaaaagtataataaatctgtgttcataagactttagggtattggaggttgtagactagagtttttgcttcaaaattatgtaaaaattatgctgcctactccttcatataaaacaatatattgatttagtttttgtaagacactttttgccaagaaacacagtatgcgaggaggcgtgaatcaccactgaaaatgggccattctcacctgagaagacaaaagaattggatagtaatgagctgaaatgacttgcatattaatgaggcatttcagtcaggtaggctgtgaaaaaaaaccttctgtgatgtctcaagctcattatgatatatgaaacatacagaaaaatattattacaatataaagtaatgattttatattatactttaaaatataatgtatttctgtgatgcaaaaagatatagatatagacttttagtttaaaagcatgcacatttggagaaatattggattctcatatgcttatgtcaattttctgtacagaggagttatattaacttaatattcattgtcattactatgagcgctggtgttttcaattcatccttgaagtcggagggcgctctgtgtatttttagtccacaaattcatctaaaagaagaagaggctattccatgaatggagtttccaacagcagccggagggcgctaaagaaacaaaaactcatctaaaattcatctgtagaagaaaagtaaacaggaagtaactgcatgtcttctagagatcgctaaccatgacttttacatccagataaacacttttcaagacaataaatacacgattgagacgatgaatgcatgtattgactgaattagcgtctgaatagcgctggctccgtgggcgtggccgcattagcagataatgagctgaatcacggatttctgacatggctctcttttcatacagattacataaacaaagaaggtttgttttcgatttgacttacatgatttaaaatctgacatcttaacgtttttttagacataagtgtaatttttttgtcattagtattcactaagttacagttcattttctgagaactatcagattggagttcgttcagagggagaggagagatcacgcatcatgttagttttctttattttacaaaaagcacaacattctgtttttactctgagtgtacacaaatgaaagaagatattccacagattaaaatggtgtataactcttaattgtatgtgcaacattgacggagtatttttagtctctttcacactgataagaaaaaaaccacggtggtatcgccggcgataccttcagacctcagagtgttaaggtatgcagattcactgaaactcttcccacattgatcacatgtgaacggcttttCTCCGGTGTG
The window above is part of the Chanodichthys erythropterus isolate Z2021 chromosome 3, ASM2448905v1, whole genome shotgun sequence genome. Proteins encoded here:
- the LOC137002581 gene encoding zinc finger protein 91-like, which translates into the protein MSDPEPCRMKHTEDTEEQRDLMEESEESEELSEVEEKHHDKPGEKPLSRSKTKKTFLKKRRAKKSTTCTQCGKSFSTKQSLNVHMRIHTGETPHTCDQCEKSFTTKQSLNVHTRVHTGEKPFTCDQCGKSFIRLQRVKDHMMIHTGEKPFTCDQCGKSFIRKVHLKDHMRVHTGEKPHTCHQCGKSFRHSSTLKKHMRIHTGEKPYACDQCGKTFVGSSNLKRHLTVHTKEKPHSCSVCGKSFSRLQHLHEHQKIHTGVREYMCFQCEKTFTTANHLKQHQIIHSGEKPYKCSHCDKRFSRSLSLKTHEMIHTGEKPYKCSHCDKRFSQLGHLKTHKMIHTGGKPYMCSYCDKTFSDSSSLKRHEMIHTGEKPYKCSHCDMRFSQSSNLKTHEMIHTGEKPHTCDQCGKSFYNKSYLKIHMKIHTGEKPYTCSYCDKTFSDSSSLKRHEMIHTGEKPYKCSHCDKRFSRSSHLKTHERIHTGEKPYKCSHCDKRFSQLAALKTHERIHTGEKPYKCSHCDKRFNQLAALKTHERIHTGEKPYKCSHCDKRFNQLAALKSHEKIHTGEKTHTCDQCGKSFPSKSDLKIHMRVHTGEKPYTCDQCGKSFTTKHSLNVHMRIHTGEKPFTCDQCEKRFNQSSNLKEHKRIHTGEKPYSCSVCGKSFSWLQYLREHKKIHTGVREYMCFECEKMFTTAICLKRHQRIHTGEKPYKCSHCDMRFSRSEHLKTHEMIHTGEKLHTCDQCGKSFSRKSHLKIHMKIHTGEKPYKCSHCDKRFSRSSSLKTHEMIHTGEKPHTCDQCVKSFSIKRYLNKHMKIHAVEKPHHHSLKS